One Drechmeria coniospora strain ARSEF 6962 chromosome 01, whole genome shotgun sequence genomic region harbors:
- a CDS encoding suppressor of Mek1, with translation MIPYLLAAYVHVLLAVLGVNSHASTCRPWHAGTGSVRHSVDTDVSPDPSSPEPGVGNGEPLLLLLLLLLHGALGLVVSRQPLPPARPPSRPVVARNARRRLVRSTARRSRPSPASESSSSSPSPSAPLPRRARPCFGRIADETVAALTVLARNETSSSSELSLQQHLELAPDLVAYRQLVTEGDSEPSMMAQPVPHQPTDRKRVKVYELRNNDWFDRGTGFCTAAFTTTEDGRKDPRVIVESEDQPERLLLETKILKEDGFQKQQETLIVWQEPTSGVDMALSFQEAEGCASIWRFVSNVQQALLNNTAIVDDGLSDDLAMDAPAPIALPAAELGNLPEIESSMHMMATSPSGRDALAKAIMAEDYIGKLIPLVEMAEDLESLPDLHRLCNIMKTILLLNDTTIIEHAVSDECVLGVVGALEYDPDFPSHKANHRHWLDNQGRYKEVVPIEDLQTRQKIHQTYRLQYLKDVVLARILDDPTFSVLNSLIFFNQVEIVQHLQSNAAFLSELFAVFSPRRRDARKRKEAVLFIQQCCAIAKNIQAPARQTLYNNFIAHGLLQVIHYGLRHSDVAVRVGATDIMVSIIDHDPHMIRQTIYRQMHENQPSLTDSLIDLLLVEVDLGVKCQISEALRVLLDQGVPLDHFAKVNGEYVRRPQQPQSALDPQQELFLTRFYERSAVKLFKPLLELEGRADMKLSVQQASMFTYLVEILSFFIRQHHRFSKHFVLNNNIAERVCQLLKNPEKYLRLVSIRFIRYLVALQDDFYCKQLTEKKVFGPILDVLTDTLPRDNLVSSASLDLFELIRKENIKELVKHLGSTYRERLVGLSYLPTFRDLVLKYDGTQEFPTNVEYFLESEEDSARKPAPNARLLEPIAVDPVEEEYWNAPDPDDAGEPQEAGGKPVSTNGAATPAKPLVDYPSDEESDENANAEEGSAKSTEDATAEPSTSTQDAVDAAASAAAAAAPPLERLAEKRRREDDEEDELDKLARNKRRNSSSSESNTSASSQLNSRRKTFPGSGGSVTPRKISISLPAAVKTGSESRPDEEH, from the exons ATGATCCCTTACCTGCTCGCAGcctacgtacatgtactacttgCGGTTCTGGGTGTAAATTCGcatgcaagcacttgtaGGCCATGGCATGCTGGTACTGGCTCCGTACGGCACTCCGTAGACACAGACGTG TCCCCCGACCCATCCTCGCCCGAGCCAGGTGTCGGGAACGGTGaaccgctgctgctgctgctgctgctgctgctgcatggcGCGCTGGGTCTCGTCGTATCCCGTCAACCTctcccgcccgcccgcccgcccagcaggcccgtcgtcgcgcgcaacgcccgccgccgcctcgttcgCTCGACGGCCCGTCGATCCCGCCCGTCGCCCGCGTCAgagtcctcgtcgtcgtcaccctcgccgtcggcccctCTGCCTCGACGCGCCCGGCCTTGCTTCGggcgcatcgccgacgaaACCGTGGCGGCGCtcaccgtcctcgcccgcaacgagacctcgtcgtcctccgaACTATCCCTTCAGCAGCATCTCGAACTTGCCCCGGACCTGGTCGCCTATCGCCAGCTCGTCACGGAGGGGGACTCCGagccgtcgatgatggcgcAGCCCGTACCCCATCAGCCGACGGACAGGAAGCGCGTCAAGGTCTACGAGCTGCGCAACAATGACTGGTTCGATCGCGGCACTGGCTTctgcaccgccgccttcACCACC ACCGAGGACGGCCGCAAAGACCCGCGCGTCATTGTGGAATCCGAGGACCAGCCGGAACGCCTGCTGCTGGAAACGAAAATCCTCAAGGAAGATGGATTCCAGAAGCAGCAAG AAACACTCATCGTCTGGCAGGAGCCCACGAGCGGCGTTGACATGGCCCTGAGCTTCCAGGAAGCCGAAGGCTGCGCGTCGATATG GCGATTCGTCAGCAACGTGCAGCAGGCCTTGCTGAACAACACGGCCATCGTgg ACGATGGCCTCTCCGACGACCTTGCCATGGACGCGCCCGCCCCGATCGccctgcccgccgccgagctgggaAACCTGCCGGAAATCGAATCCAGCATGCacatgatggcgacgagcccGAGCGGGCGAGACGCcctcgccaaggccatcatggccgaggaCTACATCGGCAAGCTCATCCCcctcgtcgagatggccgaggacCTCGAGAGCCTCCCGGACCTGCATCGCCTCTGCAACATCATGAAgaccatcctcctcctcaacgACACCACCATCATCGAGCATGCCGTCTCGGACGAgtgcgtcctcggcgtcgtcggcgccctcgagtACGACCCGGACTTCCCGAGCCACAAGGCCAACCACCGGCACTGGCTCGACAACCAGGGCCGCTACAAGGAGGTGGTGCCCATCGAGGACCTCCAGACGCGCCAGAAGATCCACCAGACGTACCGCCTGCAGTACCTCAaggacgtcgtcctcgcccgcatcctcgacgatcCCACCTTCTCCGTCCTCAACTCCCTCATCTTCTTCAACCAGGTCGAGATCGTCCAGCACCTGCAGTCCAACGCCGCCTTCCTGAGCGAGCTCTTCGCCGTCTTCAgcccccgccgccgggaCGCGAGGAAGCGCAAGGAGGCCGTCCTCTTCATCCAGCAGTGCTGCGCCATCGCCAAGAACATCCAGGCTCCGGCCCGCCAGACGCTCTACAACAACTTCATCGCCCACGGCCTGCTTCAGGTCATCCACTACGGCTTGCGCCAcagcgacgtcgccgtccgcGTCGGCGCCACCGACATCATGGTGTCCATCATCGACCACGACCCGCACATGATCCGCCAGACCATCTATCGCCAGATGCACGAGAACCAGCCGTCGCTGACCGACTCCCTCAtcgacctgctgctcgtcgaggtcgacctcggcgtcaaGTGTCAAATCTCCGAGGCCCTccgcgtcctcctcgaccaggGCGTTCCCCTCGACCACTTTGCCAAGGTGAATGGGGAGTACGTCAGACGACCTCAGCAGCCCCAGTCGGCGCTCGATCCGCAGCAGGAGCTCTTCCTCACCCGCTTCTACGAACGATCCGCCGTCAAGCTCTTCAAGCcccttctcgagctcgagggccgCGCCGACATGAAGCTGTCGGTCCAGCAAGCCTCCATGTTCACCTACCTGGTCGAGATCCTGAGCTTCTTCATCCGCCAGCACCACCGCTTCAGCAAGCACTTCGTCCTCAACAACAACATCGCCGAACGCGTCTGTCAGCTTCTCAAGAATCCCGAGAAGTACCTGCGACTAG TTTCGATCCGATTCATCCGATACCTCGTTGCCCTGCAGGATGATTTCTACTGCAAGCAGCTGACGGAGAAGAAGGTGTTCGGCCCCATACTCGACGTCCTCACCGACACCCTGCCGAGGGACAACCTCgtcagctcggcctcgctcgaCCTCTTCGAGCTCATCAGGAAGGAGAACATCAAAGAGCTCGTCAAGCACCTCGGCTCCACCTACAGAGAACGCTTGGTCGGCTTGAGCTACCTGCCGACGTTTCGGGATCTCGTCCTGAAGTATGACGGAACCCAGGAGTTCCCCACCAACGTGGAGTACTTcctcgagagcgaggaggatTCGGCTCGGAAACCGGCGCCGAACGCGAGACTCTTGGagcccatcgccgtcgaccccgtcgaggaagagtACTGGAACGCCCCGGACCCGGACGACGCGGGGGAGCCGCAGGAGGCGGGCGGCAAGCCGGTCTCGACGAACGGCGCCGCCACCCCTGCGAAGCCTCTGGTCGACTACccgtcggacgaggagagcgaCGAGAACGCCAACGCGGAGGAAGGAAGCGCGAAGAGCACGGAAGatgcgacggccgagccTAGCACGTCGACCCaagacgccgtcgatgccgccgcgagcgccgccgccgccgcggctcCCCCGCTCGAGAGGCTGGCCGAGAAGCGACGGCGCGAAGAcgatgaggaggacgagctggACAAGCTCGCGCGTAACAAGCGTCGAAACAGCAGCTCGTCCGAATCCAACACCAGCGCCTCATCTCAACTCAACTCGCGCCGGAAGACGTTTCCCGGTTCGGGGGGGAGCGTCACTCCTAGGAAGATTTCCATCAGCCTGCCCGCTGCGGTGAAGACGGGCAGTGAATCCCGACCGGACGAAGAGCACTGA
- a CDS encoding dolichyl-phosphate beta-glucosyltransferase, with the protein MDQLADLGARFVGPLLAWVDAAPWHVFVVLFMALVPLGLLSLYLLLRVIAPKPRPAFPSEKTYVTSSPSGTPTAPRQLPCWYDRWLAERRLDEPQDPRDQVHRGYPASTDISSIEPAEVRLSVVFPAYDEEDRILPTLEEAVAYLDEHVGRSKSLPASGSPAIRRHTRNYSNGSEPNLDLGGYEILIINDGSRDRTVDVALDFANKHELHDILRVVTLAQNRGKGGGVTHGLRHVRGEYVLFADADGASRFSDVAKLIEGCEEVVDGSHRGVAIGSRAHLVGSEAVVKRSALRNFLMRSFHLVLTILTPPATSRIRDTQCGFKLFSRSALPHIVPYMHTEGWIFDIEMLMLAESAPATPVLSSDGTVIGESPGIKVAEVPIQWHEVGGSKLNVIQDSLKMALGLAVLRASWMLGVYRRRLT; encoded by the exons ATGGATCAGCTTGCCGATCTCGGGGCTCGCTTCGTCGGGCCCTTGCTCGCATGGGTTGACGCGGCGCCGTGGCATGTCTTTGTCGTCTTGTTCATGGCCCTCGTCCCGCTCGGACTGCTCTCC CTCTACCTGCTCCTCCGCGTCATCGCCCCCAAGCCGCGGCCTGCCTTTCCGTCGGAGAAGACGTACGTCACGTCCAGTCCGTCcgggacgccgacggccccgAGGCAGCTTCCGTGCTGGTACGACCGCTGGCTGGCCGAAcgccgtctcgacgagcCGCAGGACCCGCGAGACCAAGTCCACCGCGGATACCCTGCCAGCACGGACATCAGCTCCATCGAGCCTGCCGAGGTCCGCCTCAGCGTCGTTTTCCCGGCctacgacgaggaggatcgGATCCTGCCCACGCTCGAGGAGGCTGTCGcctacctcgacgagcacgtcggccggTCCAAGAGCCTCCCGGCCTCGGGCAGCCCTGCGATACGACGTCACACGCGCAACTACTCGAACGGTTCCGAACCgaacctcgacctcggcggatACGAGATCCTCATCATCAACGACGGTAGCCGCGACAGAACTGTCGATGTCGCCCTCGATTTTGCCAACAAGCACGAGCTCCACGACATCCTGCGCGTCGTGACCCTCGCCCAGAACAGGGGCAAGGGTGGCGGCGTGACGCATGGGCTGCGTCACGTCAGGGGCGAGTAcgtcctcttcgccgacgccgacggagcctCGCGCTTCAGCGACGTCGCCAAGCTGATCGAGGGCTGCgaggaggtcgtcgacggctcgcaCCGAggcgtcgccatcggcagccgcgcccacctcgtcggcagcgaggccgtcgtcaag CGATCGGCGCTGCGAAACTTCCTCATGCGCTCCTTTCACCTAGTCCTCACCATCCTCACTCCGCCGGCCACGTCGCGCATCCGCGACACCCAGTGCGGCTTCAAGCTCTTTTCGCGTTCCGCTCTCCCCCACATAGtcccgtacatgcacaccgaAGGTTGGATCTTCGACATCGAGATGCTCATGCTCGCCGAATCGGCCCCGGCCACGCCAGTCCTGagcagcgacggcaccgtcatcgGTGAGAGCCCCGGCATCAAAGTTGCCGAGGTTCCCATCCAGTGgcacgaggtcggcggcagcaagcTCAACGTCATTCAGGACAGCCTTAAGatggccctcggcctcgccgtcctgcgTGCGAGCTGGATGTTGGGCGTCTACCGTCGCCGCTTGACCTGA